The Gammaproteobacteria bacterium genome contains a region encoding:
- a CDS encoding serine/threonine-protein phosphatase codes for MSIRETIEAACLQDIGGRREQQDRVAVLWDDVACLAVLADGLGGHIAGAFAAQTAIDAAREAFDTSPQPETAELLETIVTNAHARIHAAAENDLYPGTTCVLLHATARRATWTHLGDSRLYRFQNGRFVDRTTDHSYPEGGMYACLGAGRELPSIEVRSAHISQSDGFLLCSDGLWESVESLQLEAVFAAQDLPGALRELVDFARSRGSSFQDNISAAAVRLAR; via the coding sequence ATGAGCATCCGAGAAACCATCGAAGCTGCCTGCCTGCAGGATATCGGGGGGCGGCGCGAACAGCAGGACCGCGTGGCGGTCCTGTGGGACGATGTCGCGTGCCTGGCGGTGCTGGCCGACGGGCTGGGCGGCCATATTGCCGGGGCGTTCGCCGCGCAGACAGCCATCGATGCGGCCCGGGAGGCGTTTGATACCTCCCCGCAGCCGGAAACTGCAGAACTGCTTGAAACCATCGTTACGAACGCGCACGCGCGGATCCATGCCGCGGCGGAGAACGACTTGTACCCGGGCACTACCTGCGTGCTGCTGCATGCGACGGCGCGTCGAGCCACCTGGACGCACCTGGGCGATAGCCGGCTGTACCGTTTCCAAAACGGCCGTTTCGTGGACCGCACGACGGACCACAGCTACCCCGAAGGCGGAATGTATGCGTGCCTGGGAGCCGGCCGGGAGTTGCCGAGCATCGAAGTACGCTCTGCGCACATCTCGCAGAGTGACGGCTTCCTGCTGTGCAGCGACGGGCTCTGGGAGAGCGTGGAAAGCCTACAGCTGGAAGCCGTGTTCGCTGCTCAGGACTTGCCCGGCGCACTGCGGGAGTTGGTGGATTTCGCCCGATCGCGCGGCAGCAGTTTTCAGGACAATATCTCGGCGGCGGCGGTTCGCTTGGCTCGGTAA
- a CDS encoding ATP-binding protein: MKKPTRKMREWNRIHARLSNRRRLASKEIRIALGRRVSGNSHSPIQIGSHKVVPRMTVVCPEDFSLETNFDGVVNTLRKIREGTTRKRSDVVYVDFRKIRSLSPSAALVLAAELDRWNNLPRRGRLRSIDVPQWDPSVRSLLADMGFFELLSVNPPPAEPQRTTRYVKFRTGKVAEGEVIDRLRLDDLEPMVGPMPGRIHLYNAVTEAMTNVAQHAYKDTRSHRPHWWLSASVDEDSVTVMIYDQGAGIPATLPRKFSEQIRKIVQEDHAMMIRAAHELQRTRHDEKYRGHGLERDVRGYLQYLDRGQYRVISLKGEYVFEPLTEDSPHRVYKHSHPLLGTLIEWRLRKIV; the protein is encoded by the coding sequence GTGAAGAAGCCAACCCGCAAGATGCGCGAGTGGAATCGCATCCACGCGCGCTTATCCAATCGTCGGCGCCTTGCCTCGAAGGAGATCCGCATCGCCCTTGGGCGAAGAGTGAGTGGCAATAGTCATTCCCCCATTCAGATCGGCTCCCACAAGGTAGTTCCGCGTATGACGGTTGTTTGCCCAGAGGATTTTTCGTTAGAAACAAACTTCGATGGTGTTGTCAACACTCTTCGCAAGATCCGGGAAGGAACCACGAGGAAAAGAAGCGACGTCGTTTACGTTGATTTCCGCAAGATCCGCAGTCTATCGCCATCGGCGGCTCTCGTTCTCGCTGCGGAACTGGATCGGTGGAACAATCTTCCGCGCCGGGGCCGTCTCCGTTCGATCGACGTGCCGCAATGGGACCCGAGTGTCCGAAGCCTGCTGGCCGACATGGGATTCTTCGAGCTCTTGTCCGTAAATCCCCCACCCGCGGAACCACAACGTACCACACGGTACGTGAAATTTCGCACAGGGAAGGTGGCCGAGGGCGAAGTCATTGACCGGCTCCGATTGGACGATCTGGAACCAATGGTTGGTCCGATGCCCGGCAGAATTCACCTCTATAACGCGGTGACGGAAGCAATGACGAACGTGGCTCAACACGCATACAAGGACACGCGGAGCCATCGTCCACACTGGTGGTTATCTGCTTCGGTCGATGAGGACTCAGTCACAGTCATGATCTACGATCAAGGAGCCGGCATTCCGGCCACACTTCCCCGCAAGTTTAGCGAGCAGATAAGAAAGATTGTGCAAGAGGACCACGCTATGATGATCCGCGCGGCGCATGAATTGCAGCGCACCCGGCATGATGAGAAATACAGAGGACACGGCCTTGAGCGGGATGTCCGTGGCTATTTGCAGTACTTGGATCGCGGGCAATACAGGGTAATCAGTCTGAAAGGGGAATACGTGTTTGAACCTCTCACAGAAGACAGTCCACACCGCGTATACAAGCATTCACATCCGCTGCTTGGAACACTTATAGAATGGCGATTGCGCAAGATTGTTTAG
- a CDS encoding DUF4325 domain-containing protein yields the protein MKISIAVDFSKYPAGRFPEDGPYNGTKFREEVLAPRLRELGESEYLEVTLDGVAGVGSSFLEEAFGGLVRSGILPKEFLEERLIVSAEDDPLRDFARLAKKYIEEATAPTPPHEPAWTPSP from the coding sequence ATGAAAATATCAATAGCCGTAGACTTTTCGAAGTATCCGGCTGGTCGCTTTCCCGAGGACGGGCCGTACAACGGAACGAAGTTCCGGGAAGAAGTACTGGCCCCGCGGTTAAGGGAGTTGGGCGAGTCCGAATACTTGGAGGTCACTCTTGATGGTGTCGCCGGCGTCGGCTCATCCTTCCTTGAAGAGGCGTTTGGAGGCCTTGTGCGCTCGGGCATCCTGCCCAAGGAGTTTCTTGAAGAGCGTCTAATCGTGTCCGCCGAGGACGATCCGTTGCGCGATTTTGCAAGACTGGCCAAGAAGTACATTGAAGAGGCGACTGCACCAACCCCGCCCCACGAGCCCGCGTGGACACCAAGTCCCTAG
- a CDS encoding DUF433 domain-containing protein: MKSNVVHTDPDVMHGTPVFLGTRVPIGTLWDYLEAGESLKDFLVDFPSVSRKQAEALIRQARHALSAQDGPEQGRVACE, from the coding sequence ATGAAAAGCAACGTCGTACATACCGATCCAGACGTCATGCACGGCACTCCGGTGTTCTTGGGAACCCGGGTACCCATCGGCACGCTTTGGGATTACCTGGAGGCGGGAGAAAGCCTCAAGGATTTTCTGGTTGATTTCCCCAGCGTCAGCCGGAAGCAGGCGGAAGCGCTGATCCGGCAAGCCAGGCACGCGTTGTCAGCGCAGGATGGACCGGAACAAGGACGGGTGGCCTGCGAATGA
- a CDS encoding DUF433 domain-containing protein codes for MTPAGFANGRIQPETRSLDRIGRSRSPNSRRWVAATATSSASFVTSCQLTTIRISSTATRDVKVMLTLDDVIERNPKKVSGTCVFRSSRLPVMTLFNNLEAGLSIDDFLYHYEGIARRYIDMCCCRRTARGSLPSSRPTAQGIARPPRHSRPWKKRKHPNERVLAWFVNFLSFADSA; via the coding sequence ATGACCCCCGCCGGCTTCGCAAACGGCCGCATACAGCCGGAGACTCGGAGTCTCGATCGCATCGGCCGTTCCAGGAGCCCGAATTCCCGCAGATGGGTTGCGGCCACCGCCACGAGCAGCGCTTCCTTTGTGACCTCATGCCAGCTCACAACAATTAGAATCTCGTCAACTGCAACACGGGACGTCAAAGTCATGCTCACCCTAGATGACGTCATTGAGCGCAACCCCAAGAAGGTCAGCGGCACCTGCGTGTTCCGCAGCAGCCGCTTGCCTGTTATGACGCTGTTCAACAATCTTGAGGCGGGTTTGTCGATTGATGACTTTCTGTACCACTATGAAGGCATCGCCCGGCGCTACATCGACATGTGCTGCTGCCGGAGAACCGCGCGCGGGTCGCTGCCATCGTCGAGGCCGACCGCGCAAGGGATCGCGAGGCCACCGAGGCACTCAAGGCCATGGAAGAAGCGCAAACACCCGAACGAACGAGTCCTAGCCTGGTTCGTCAATTTTTTGTCCTTCGCGGATTCTGCATGA
- a CDS encoding AlpA family phage regulatory protein, which translates to MAPVSAGGGPTNPVEAEWTVETQIFLLREARVLERVDISRRTLWRWIKRGRFPAPVAVGPNSVRWRSDQLDEWLAARKPGRVRRIGRSQEPAETAADHP; encoded by the coding sequence ATGGCGCCGGTGTCCGCCGGCGGCGGCCCCACCAATCCGGTGGAGGCCGAGTGGACTGTGGAGACGCAAATTTTCCTCCTGCGCGAGGCGCGCGTGCTGGAGCGCGTGGATATATCGAGGCGTACGCTGTGGCGCTGGATAAAACGAGGTCGTTTTCCAGCACCCGTGGCCGTCGGACCCAACTCGGTCCGCTGGCGGAGCGACCAGCTGGACGAGTGGCTGGCGGCTAGGAAACCGGGCCGCGTGCGGCGTATCGGGCGCAGCCAGGAACCGGCCGAAACGGCGGCGGACCATCCGTGA
- a CDS encoding tyrosine-type recombinase/integrase — translation MPSRRITSKGPPKGPPKAEPSNPPPRPPRLSETFVKSVSQAGQYGDGRGGHGLRLRVRQRSAWRLSKTWAQRLRINGQLVQLGLGTWPIVSLAEAREQALANRRMVMRGRDPRHYAKVPTFAEAAEAVIGLHEPTWKSGAQEARIWRSSLTRYVFPTIGPKPVNEITTADVLAVLTPIWQRETGRRVRQRIAAVMRWSIAQGHRPDNPAGGAVTQVLPRRIGARRNYRSLSYAEVAGAVQVIRDSGAYEVTKKCCEFLVLTAARSGEARLARWKEIDFENATWTVPAERMKAGRPHRVPLSDRTLELLREARAFRDHTGLVFPSERGKKLSNMTLSKLLKDLNIAAVPHGFRASFRTWASEQTDAPRAVMEAALAHRLGDQAEQAYARSDLFEKRRQLMAAWSAYLAKPNPAA, via the coding sequence ATGCCGAGCCGCCGAATTACCTCAAAAGGGCCACCGAAAGGGCCACCGAAAGCGGAACCATCGAACCCGCCGCCCCGGCCCCCACGCTTGTCCGAAACGTTCGTAAAGTCCGTCTCGCAGGCCGGACAGTACGGCGATGGCCGTGGCGGACACGGACTGCGCCTGCGGGTCCGCCAACGAAGCGCCTGGCGTTTGTCCAAGACCTGGGCGCAACGGCTCCGCATCAACGGCCAGCTCGTCCAGTTGGGCCTCGGCACTTGGCCCATTGTATCGCTGGCCGAAGCGCGCGAGCAGGCGCTAGCCAACCGGCGCATGGTGATGCGGGGTCGGGATCCACGGCACTACGCCAAGGTTCCAACCTTCGCGGAGGCCGCCGAAGCCGTGATCGGCCTGCATGAGCCGACCTGGAAGAGCGGCGCGCAGGAAGCCCGGATTTGGCGATCGAGTCTTACGCGCTACGTTTTTCCGACCATCGGCCCGAAACCGGTCAATGAGATCACGACGGCGGACGTGCTTGCCGTACTCACCCCCATCTGGCAGCGAGAAACCGGCCGGCGGGTACGCCAGCGCATCGCGGCCGTCATGCGCTGGAGCATCGCCCAGGGCCACCGTCCTGACAACCCGGCCGGGGGGGCCGTTACCCAAGTGCTGCCGCGGCGCATCGGCGCCCGGCGTAATTACCGTTCGCTTTCCTACGCGGAGGTCGCCGGTGCCGTCCAAGTGATCCGGGATAGCGGCGCCTACGAAGTCACCAAGAAGTGCTGCGAGTTTCTGGTGCTGACCGCGGCGCGCAGCGGAGAAGCCCGCCTGGCCCGTTGGAAGGAGATCGATTTCGAGAACGCTACCTGGACGGTTCCCGCAGAGCGGATGAAAGCCGGCAGGCCGCACCGGGTGCCGCTGTCCGATCGCACCCTCGAGCTGCTGCGCGAGGCGCGGGCTTTCCGCGACCACACCGGCTTGGTGTTTCCCAGCGAGCGTGGAAAGAAACTATCCAACATGACACTTTCTAAACTGCTGAAGGACCTCAACATCGCTGCGGTCCCGCACGGATTCCGGGCCAGCTTCCGGACCTGGGCGTCCGAGCAGACGGACGCGCCGCGGGCCGTCATGGAAGCCGCTTTGGCGCACCGCCTGGGCGACCAGGCGGAGCAAGCGTACGCGAGGAGCGATCTTTTCGAGAAGCGGCGCCAGTTGATGGCGGCATGGAGCGCCTACCTGGCCAAGCCGAACCCGGCGGCCTGA
- a CDS encoding DNA adenine methylase, producing MEHAATQRVDRSALPTNLPSPSQASFPFRSQRQSREAAHAAFLRSLRSNGKLDYKRYLASPLRYAGGKSLAVGYIVERFPSNLERMAAPFLGGGSVEIACANELGIRVYGYDVFDILCTYWQVQLRNPKALARRMRNFSPDRDTFAVVKKRMLRHWKHGETLEKKDLAAHYYFNSNTSYGPHFLGWPSDVYLNSNRYEKMVKKAEDFRAPNLSVKCMSFEKSIPNHKKDFLYCDPPYYLDEGKTFVGMYPHRNFPIHHKGFDHEKLRDLLLEHKGGFVLSYNDCEIVRDWYSDCNIDEPSWQYTFGQGDTRIGENRAELNGGSHIKRSHELLIWRHP from the coding sequence ATGGAACACGCTGCTACACAAAGAGTTGATCGGTCGGCACTGCCGACAAACCTTCCCTCTCCTTCCCAAGCCTCTTTCCCCTTCCGCTCGCAAAGACAATCACGCGAGGCAGCGCACGCTGCGTTCCTTCGTTCACTGCGCAGCAATGGCAAGCTTGATTACAAACGGTACCTCGCCTCGCCGTTGCGCTATGCGGGGGGGAAGAGTCTGGCGGTCGGTTACATTGTCGAACGCTTTCCTTCCAACCTAGAGCGGATGGCCGCGCCATTTTTAGGCGGCGGATCAGTAGAGATCGCCTGCGCCAACGAATTGGGGATTAGGGTATATGGCTACGACGTTTTCGACATCCTCTGCACCTATTGGCAGGTGCAATTGCGAAACCCGAAGGCGCTCGCTAGGCGAATGCGGAATTTTTCGCCGGACAGGGACACGTTCGCCGTAGTCAAGAAGCGGATGCTACGGCACTGGAAGCACGGGGAGACTTTGGAAAAGAAGGACTTGGCTGCGCACTACTATTTCAACTCCAATACATCCTACGGACCCCATTTTCTCGGCTGGCCTTCCGACGTATATCTGAATTCGAACCGGTACGAGAAGATGGTAAAGAAGGCCGAGGATTTCCGGGCACCAAACCTCTCGGTGAAATGTATGAGCTTTGAGAAATCCATCCCAAACCACAAGAAGGATTTTCTCTATTGTGATCCCCCGTACTACTTGGATGAAGGCAAGACTTTCGTCGGTATGTATCCACACCGCAATTTCCCGATTCACCATAAAGGCTTCGACCACGAGAAACTGCGGGATCTATTGCTCGAACACAAGGGCGGCTTTGTGCTTTCCTACAACGACTGCGAAATAGTCCGCGATTGGTATTCCGACTGCAACATTGATGAGCCAAGCTGGCAATACACCTTTGGGCAAGGAGACACGCGGATTGGCGAGAATCGAGCTGAATTAAATGGTGGTTCGCATATTAAGCGGTCCCATGAATTGCTGATCTGGCGGCACCCTTGA
- a CDS encoding DUF4268 domain-containing protein, with the protein MFKVNLSENRLVRLEKRRFNDLNLQERPHLQEWLVQTPEALGEELLVIQKEFDGFADTRERLDLLALDKEGRLVVIENKLDDSGRDVVWQALKYVAYCSSLKKAEIVEIYQKYLDRWLDGQNAVANLCEFLDIEDLDDTVLNAGNEQRLILVAANFRKEVTATVLWLIGHGVQAQCFRVMPYSFGEELLIDLQQIIPTPEAADYMIGMAAKESEEKSVQGTQKRRQEMRRAFWTSTLEELRSRNISRYANISPSKDHWLSSATGVSGCGFSLIFLKSEARVELYLARAEASENKWIFDRLERERQEIEERFGAELKWQRLDDKKASRISHAHPFDGFNDENWPDMIEWLCQHFVKLEDAFSEPLARLNRRLRSQGGISVGSGSDTR; encoded by the coding sequence ATGTTTAAGGTGAACCTGTCGGAGAATCGCCTCGTCCGGCTTGAAAAGCGGCGTTTTAACGATCTGAATCTGCAAGAGCGGCCCCATCTTCAGGAGTGGCTGGTGCAAACGCCGGAGGCGCTTGGCGAGGAACTACTGGTCATCCAGAAGGAATTCGACGGCTTCGCGGACACCCGCGAGCGGCTCGATTTGCTGGCGCTTGACAAGGAAGGCCGGCTGGTGGTCATTGAGAACAAGCTCGACGATTCCGGCCGCGATGTCGTGTGGCAGGCACTCAAGTACGTGGCCTATTGCTCAAGCCTCAAGAAGGCGGAGATCGTTGAAATCTATCAGAAGTACCTTGATCGGTGGCTAGACGGCCAGAACGCAGTGGCAAACCTGTGCGAATTCCTCGACATCGAAGATCTCGACGACACGGTACTGAACGCGGGCAATGAACAACGGTTGATATTGGTCGCGGCGAATTTTCGCAAGGAAGTCACGGCGACCGTACTGTGGCTGATCGGACACGGAGTTCAGGCGCAGTGCTTTCGGGTGATGCCTTACAGCTTCGGCGAGGAGCTTCTGATCGACCTGCAACAGATCATCCCGACGCCCGAGGCTGCGGATTACATGATCGGAATGGCCGCGAAGGAATCAGAGGAAAAGTCGGTACAGGGCACACAAAAGCGCCGCCAGGAGATGCGGCGGGCTTTCTGGACAAGTACGCTGGAGGAGCTGCGGTCCCGCAACATTTCACGATACGCCAACATCAGCCCTTCGAAGGATCACTGGCTGAGCAGCGCCACCGGCGTGTCAGGCTGCGGATTCAGCCTGATTTTCTTGAAGAGCGAGGCGCGCGTTGAACTTTACCTCGCGCGTGCCGAGGCAAGCGAGAACAAATGGATTTTCGATCGGCTTGAACGGGAGAGGCAGGAAATCGAAGAGCGTTTTGGCGCGGAACTCAAATGGCAAAGGCTGGACGACAAGAAGGCGAGCAGAATATCTCACGCACATCCGTTCGATGGATTTAATGACGAGAACTGGCCGGACATGATTGAGTGGCTGTGCCAGCACTTCGTCAAGCTGGAGGACGCGTTCTCGGAACCGCTCGCGCGTCTGAACCGGCGCTTGAGGTCACAGGGCGGCATTTCAGTAGGTAGTGGGAGCGATACCCGCTGA
- a CDS encoding LysM peptidoglycan-binding domain-containing protein, with translation MSETTVVHVEPGETLSEIAARHGVTVEQLQEWNRIKEADYVQAGQRIVVHDAVVTPGWNEAAVAWSGWLGAALVVVALLLLFRRKRRTPTSAPDTRVSSPTEALHRHGSKPTPVLRTSAPKANAGERRVQKVLTRRYRDWPLLNNVLLRSGGGTAQIDHILISPAGVFVIETKDMGGWIFASPGQQRWTQTFRAGRWSRMMGIKSKRFPFYNPLLQNEGHAKALVKLGVVKPWEFRPVVVFVGDAELKTEEKFVRFEEHEEKAKRFRGWRMRGVVCMSLTELHRYIDFSVRVTSSRSLTRERMEAIRAKIATAALPVTAETHAKHVEYARSAKRASW, from the coding sequence ATGAGCGAAACGACAGTAGTGCACGTCGAACCGGGAGAGACCCTCTCGGAAATTGCCGCGCGGCACGGCGTCACCGTCGAGCAATTGCAGGAATGGAATCGGATCAAAGAAGCGGACTATGTGCAGGCGGGTCAGAGAATCGTCGTCCATGACGCGGTGGTTACGCCTGGCTGGAACGAAGCAGCTGTCGCTTGGAGCGGGTGGCTGGGAGCAGCACTCGTCGTGGTGGCACTGTTACTTCTGTTTCGCCGCAAACGCAGGACCCCAACTTCGGCGCCTGATACCCGAGTCTCGTCGCCGACAGAGGCGCTGCATCGACACGGTTCGAAACCCACTCCGGTATTGCGGACATCCGCGCCTAAGGCAAACGCCGGCGAGCGACGTGTCCAAAAGGTGTTGACGAGGCGTTACCGGGACTGGCCGCTGCTCAATAACGTGCTGCTTCGCTCTGGAGGAGGGACAGCACAGATCGATCACATCCTCATATCGCCCGCCGGCGTATTCGTGATCGAGACCAAGGACATGGGCGGGTGGATATTCGCAAGCCCCGGGCAGCAAAGGTGGACGCAAACATTCAGAGCGGGCCGCTGGTCCCGCATGATGGGAATCAAGTCGAAGCGGTTTCCTTTCTACAATCCACTGTTGCAGAACGAAGGACACGCGAAGGCCCTGGTCAAACTCGGCGTAGTTAAACCTTGGGAATTCCGGCCCGTCGTCGTGTTCGTGGGCGACGCCGAACTGAAGACGGAGGAGAAGTTCGTGCGGTTTGAAGAGCACGAGGAGAAGGCAAAGCGGTTCCGTGGCTGGCGAATGCGAGGCGTCGTCTGCATGAGCCTGACGGAGCTGCACCGCTACATCGATTTCTCCGTTCGCGTTACGTCGAGTCGAAGCCTGACGCGAGAGAGGATGGAGGCGATCCGGGCAAAGATAGCAACGGCTGCCCTGCCCGTGACAGCGGAAACTCACGCCAAACATGTCGAGTACGCCCGGTCTGCGAAGCGCGCATCGTGGTGA
- a CDS encoding HEPN domain-containing protein, with protein sequence MSLNNADVWADLRYALDELERTPLDIHGRLKDAANLYEQPEDEFSKRLLQIALLSIAYSNAKARSDARNAHEAIEKGLKAILIDGGLSEKQVRSRGHQLHQLLEDVQQHNPTAFNELKRCFDSTIQLLESVTPLRHSTNILDYFREHGKSEIFIANRYASIEGANNTPGGMIGFIYREMIRALMSLIFGGVPKDVIQRIEREASKAVLTESKLDPAWDATEWLKRGSVRPRLEVIENLKNNRVLRAAVRRCARESKDSSIQYWAKMLRHNQVTARRKTRAAQRVG encoded by the coding sequence ATGTCGCTAAACAATGCAGACGTATGGGCAGACTTAAGGTATGCCCTCGATGAACTGGAAAGAACGCCGCTCGATATACATGGCCGCTTGAAGGATGCAGCCAACTTGTATGAACAACCAGAAGACGAATTCTCCAAAAGGCTCCTTCAGATTGCACTACTCTCCATAGCATATTCAAATGCTAAGGCAAGGTCGGACGCGCGGAATGCTCACGAAGCAATCGAGAAAGGCCTCAAGGCGATTCTTATAGACGGCGGCCTGTCAGAGAAACAGGTTCGTTCTCGCGGGCACCAGCTACACCAACTGTTGGAGGATGTTCAACAACACAACCCGACGGCATTCAATGAACTAAAGCGATGTTTCGACAGCACTATTCAGTTACTGGAAAGTGTCACACCTCTCAGGCACAGCACAAACATCCTGGACTATTTTCGGGAACATGGAAAATCCGAAATATTTATAGCCAATCGGTACGCGAGTATCGAGGGCGCTAACAACACGCCCGGAGGAATGATCGGCTTTATCTATCGGGAGATGATACGTGCGCTAATGTCGCTCATATTCGGCGGGGTCCCCAAAGACGTAATCCAACGAATCGAGAGAGAGGCAAGTAAAGCGGTATTGACCGAGAGCAAACTTGACCCGGCGTGGGACGCAACGGAATGGTTAAAGCGGGGATCTGTTCGCCCACGACTGGAAGTCATCGAAAACCTAAAGAACAATAGAGTGCTTCGGGCCGCTGTGCGGAGGTGTGCGCGGGAATCCAAGGATAGCTCGATTCAGTATTGGGCCAAGATGCTCAGGCACAATCAAGTAACCGCTAGAAGAAAGACGCGAGCTGCGCAGCGGGTTGGGTAA
- a CDS encoding LysE family translocator — protein sequence MTWAQLVTFNVVLIVAIASPGPAMLMATQTALSAGRTAGIAVGAGLGLMAAIWTMMALLGFGVVFELFPFLYVGAKVAGAAYLLYIAYRMWRSAGDPAKAVIKPGRRAFRQGFLVNLFNPKSVLFAAAVLVTVFPAGIGVTDSIVIVANHFLVEIAFYSALAFGMSTQAVAKRYMQAKIYIDRAAAAVLGALGLRILLSR from the coding sequence ATGACTTGGGCCCAACTCGTAACATTCAACGTTGTCCTGATAGTCGCTATTGCGAGTCCCGGGCCAGCGATGCTGATGGCGACCCAGACCGCGTTGAGCGCAGGACGCACCGCCGGAATCGCGGTAGGCGCCGGACTCGGTCTGATGGCCGCAATCTGGACGATGATGGCGCTTCTCGGATTTGGCGTGGTCTTCGAGCTGTTCCCCTTCTTGTACGTCGGCGCCAAAGTCGCGGGAGCTGCTTATCTTCTGTACATCGCATACAGGATGTGGAGGAGCGCTGGCGACCCTGCCAAGGCCGTAATCAAACCGGGCAGGCGCGCATTCCGGCAAGGGTTTCTGGTGAATCTCTTCAATCCGAAATCCGTGCTGTTCGCCGCCGCTGTTCTAGTCACGGTCTTCCCTGCCGGTATTGGTGTGACCGACAGTATCGTGATCGTCGCAAACCACTTCCTGGTGGAAATCGCTTTCTATTCGGCACTCGCCTTCGGCATGAGCACGCAAGCCGTCGCAAAGCGTTACATGCAGGCAAAAATCTACATTGATCGCGCCGCCGCGGCTGTGCTCGGCGCTTTGGGCCTGCGAATTCTGCTCAGCAGGTAG
- a CDS encoding Fic family protein — translation MEPMLPRDDKAGMTDLAVELVAKASELAGRIQHTVRESIGDLVRSMNCYYSNLIEGHDTHPRDIEAALEDNYSPDPERRALQKEARAHIEVQRLIDNGDDPRELPVSTAYIQWIHHEFCQRLPDELLRVENPDTGAEVRVVPGKIRDGGVAVGRHIAPPAADLPRFLNHFETAYTRNWLSRTRTIIAAGAAHHRFLWIHPFYDGNGRVARLMSHAMLLRSGVGSSLWSISRGLARNVTEYKNRLAGADAPRQGNYDGRGKRSAAQLEKFCVFFLRTCIDQVEFMGSLLQPGELLRRMKLYTDDEEAAGRLPARSMSLLREALLMGEFARGRAPEITGYQERRSRQILSTLLKKGLLVSNGPRAPVRLGFPLDVVERWFPRLYPVD, via the coding sequence ATGGAACCAATGCTGCCCCGCGACGACAAGGCGGGCATGACCGACCTTGCCGTGGAACTCGTGGCGAAGGCAAGCGAACTTGCAGGGCGGATTCAACATACCGTGCGAGAGAGCATCGGGGATCTCGTGCGCTCCATGAATTGCTACTACTCGAATCTCATCGAGGGACACGATACGCACCCGCGAGACATCGAGGCAGCGCTGGAGGACAACTACTCGCCGGACCCTGAAAGGCGCGCTCTGCAGAAGGAAGCCCGCGCGCATATCGAAGTGCAAAGATTGATTGACAACGGTGACGATCCCCGGGAATTGCCGGTATCGACCGCGTATATCCAATGGATCCACCACGAATTCTGCCAACGTTTGCCCGACGAGTTGCTCCGGGTCGAAAACCCGGACACAGGCGCGGAGGTGCGCGTTGTGCCCGGAAAAATCCGGGACGGTGGAGTGGCGGTGGGCCGGCACATCGCCCCGCCCGCAGCCGACCTGCCGCGCTTTCTGAATCATTTTGAAACCGCCTACACAAGGAACTGGCTGTCCAGGACGCGGACCATCATCGCGGCAGGGGCGGCGCACCATCGATTCCTGTGGATCCATCCCTTCTACGATGGAAACGGACGAGTGGCTCGACTGATGTCACACGCCATGCTTTTGCGCTCCGGCGTCGGCAGCAGCCTCTGGTCCATATCGCGCGGGCTGGCCCGCAACGTGACCGAATACAAGAACAGGCTCGCGGGCGCCGACGCGCCCAGGCAAGGCAATTACGACGGCCGGGGAAAAAGATCCGCAGCGCAGCTGGAAAAATTCTGCGTGTTTTTCCTGCGAACCTGCATAGACCAGGTCGAGTTCATGGGTTCGCTCCTGCAACCCGGCGAACTATTGCGGCGAATGAAACTCTACACCGATGATGAAGAAGCCGCCGGGCGCTTACCGGCGCGCTCCATGTCCCTGCTTCGCGAGGCGCTGCTGATGGGAGAGTTCGCACGCGGACGGGCGCCGGAAATCACCGGCTACCAGGAACGGCGCAGCCGCCAGATACTCTCCACACTGCTGAAGAAAGGCTTACTTGTTTCCAATGGCCCGCGCGCTCCAGTGCGCCTGGGCTTCCCGCTCGATGTCGTGGAACGCTGGTTTCCACGACTCTACCCGGTAGATTGA